From the genome of Spinacia oleracea cultivar Varoflay chromosome 2, BTI_SOV_V1, whole genome shotgun sequence, one region includes:
- the LOC130467398 gene encoding uncharacterized protein — MGLKDLTIFNDALLGRQAWRLIRYPNSLFGQVIKAKYYPHCVFLDSSLGYGDSYPWRSGRFVQSTAVDELRQVSDIIDKEKWEWDVETIEHHFNKRDRRCILAIPIICRHPRDKITWAYSKDGEYGVKTSYMLGKSCNFDSFHQAFVELRKMELSPKFFHFLWRLCTETLSVRDLLKRRHLTDAAGYPWCETDEETVGTQFLVVYG, encoded by the exons ATGGGGTTGAAGGACCTCACAATCTTTAATGATGCCCTCTTAGGACGCCAAGCTTGGAGACTAATCAGgtaccctaattctctctttggtcaagttataaaAGCAAAGTACTACCCGCACTGCGTATTTCTTGATTCCTCACTAGGGTACGGCGATAGCTACCCCTGGAGGA GCGGCAGATTTGTTCAAAGTACCGCGGTGGACGAGCTACGTCAGGTGAGTGATATCATTGATAAAGAGAAGTGGGAATGGGACGTGGAGACTATAGAACATCACTTCAATAAGCGAGACAGACGGTGTATCCTAGCCATACCCATAATTTGCAGGCACCCAAGGGACAAAATCACCTGGGCTTATTCGAAAGATGGAGAGTATGGCGTGAAGACTTCATACATGTTGGGTAAGAGTTGCAATTTTGACTCGTTCCACCAAGCCTTTGTGGAACTCAGGAAGATGGAATTAAGCCCAAAATTTTTCCACTTCCTATGGCGCTTGTGCACCGAGACATTGTCGGTCCGGGACCTCCTGAAAAGGAGGCATCTAACTGACGCGGCAGGCTACCCGTGGTGCGAGACAGATGAGGAGACGGTTGGCACGCAATTTTTGGTTGTATACGGGTGA